A region of Deltaproteobacteria bacterium DNA encodes the following proteins:
- a CDS encoding enoyl-CoA hydratase/isomerase family protein — protein sequence MPAWGMSVRLPERVGRSRAKELMFTSRRIDGREAAAIRLVDRAVPAAELDAVVASLAAEIAANSWGTNRIDKALIASHSGRSRTDALLIERNTPFGVPEDMAERMSASRRRDKKTR from the coding sequence GTGCCGGCGTGGGGCATGTCGGTGCGCCTGCCCGAGCGCGTCGGCCGCTCGCGCGCGAAGGAGCTGATGTTCACGAGCCGCCGCATCGACGGGCGCGAAGCCGCCGCGATCCGGCTCGTGGACCGCGCGGTGCCCGCCGCCGAGCTCGACGCGGTGGTCGCGTCTCTCGCCGCCGAGATCGCCGCGAACTCGTGGGGCACGAATCGCATCGACAAGGCGCTGATCGCGAGCCACTCCGGACGCTCGCGCACGGATGCGCTGCTGATCGAGCGCAACACGCCGTTCGGCGTGCCGGAGGACATGGCCGAGCGCATGTCCGCGAGCCGCAGGCGGGACAAGAAGACGCGCTGA
- a CDS encoding carboxymuconolactone decarboxylase family protein — translation MSSDRESVRRQLEVVIGPFPAEVRDLHLDSLIDGMPTAWLRSDIPQGLRSAVTLGVLTALGIETELAAHVRRALNQSGLSRLEVAEVLRHAAIYAGVPRANAALRIAKQVFDELDAGQTPSR, via the coding sequence ATGTCGAGTGATCGCGAGTCCGTTCGCAGGCAGCTGGAGGTCGTCATCGGACCCTTTCCGGCGGAGGTGCGCGACCTCCACCTCGACTCGCTCATCGACGGCATGCCCACCGCGTGGCTGCGCAGTGACATCCCGCAGGGTCTGCGCAGCGCCGTGACGCTCGGTGTGCTCACGGCGCTCGGCATCGAGACCGAGCTCGCGGCGCACGTTCGGCGTGCGCTGAACCAGAGTGGGCTCAGCCGGCTCGAGGTTGCGGAGGTGCTGCGGCACGCCGCGATCTACGCGGGCGTTCCTCGTGCGAATGCGGCGCTCCGCATCGCGAAGCAGGTGTTCGACGAGCTCGATGCTGGTCAGACACCGAGTCGATAG
- a CDS encoding type II toxin-antitoxin system VapC family toxin — MRTVVDASVALKWYLPERGAREATSILADSLRGARELIAPDLILLEIANVLWKKARRDECDPAHAQAILDAFEIDAPRLVRSAPLAQRALDLALRLDAVVYDCIYLAAAIENEAALVTADVRLASCARGLIADVELIA; from the coding sequence ATGAGAACGGTGGTCGACGCGAGTGTCGCGCTGAAGTGGTACCTGCCGGAGCGAGGCGCCAGGGAGGCGACGAGCATCCTCGCCGACTCGCTGCGTGGCGCGCGTGAGCTCATCGCGCCCGACTTGATCCTGCTCGAGATCGCCAACGTGTTGTGGAAGAAGGCTCGGCGAGACGAGTGCGACCCCGCACATGCGCAGGCGATTCTCGACGCGTTCGAGATCGATGCGCCGCGGCTCGTCCGCTCTGCGCCTCTCGCGCAGCGTGCACTCGATCTCGCGTTGCGCCTCGACGCGGTCGTCTACGACTGCATCTACCTCGCGGCCGCGATCGAAAACGAGGCCGCGCTCGTGACCGCCGACGTGCGGCTCGCGAGCTGCGCGCGCGGCCTGATCGCGGACGTGGAGCTGATCGCCTGA
- a CDS encoding enoyl-CoA hydratase/isomerase family protein, with translation MRVTREDENGIATLTLNRPDKLNAIDIPLMAELRAHVDALASDASVGCVVLTGAGRSFCAGHDLESIATGEKPPTRHFESETIDAIEALPMPTIAKIRGHCFTGGLELALACDLLVAADDARLGDTHG, from the coding sequence ATGCGAGTCACGCGAGAAGACGAGAACGGCATCGCGACGCTGACGCTCAACCGTCCCGACAAGCTCAACGCGATCGACATCCCGCTGATGGCCGAGCTGCGGGCGCACGTGGATGCGCTGGCGAGCGACGCATCCGTGGGATGCGTCGTGCTCACGGGCGCGGGGCGTTCGTTCTGCGCGGGGCACGATCTCGAGTCGATCGCGACGGGCGAGAAGCCGCCGACGCGGCACTTCGAGTCGGAGACGATCGACGCGATCGAGGCGCTGCCGATGCCGACGATCGCGAAGATTCGCGGCCACTGTTTCACGGGCGGCCTCGAGCTCGCGCTCGCGTGCGACCTGCTCGTGGCGGCCGACGACGCGCGGCTCGGCGACACGCACGGGTAG
- a CDS encoding VOC family protein, with translation MIGYVTLGTNDLARASRFYDELLGIVGAKRLMDFGTFIMWGSSMDQAGLAITAPYDKNKATVGNGVMAAIRVDSKAKVDAIYKKALELGGKDEGPAGPRGDGFYAGYFRDLDGNKLNAFFMG, from the coding sequence ATGATCGGTTACGTCACGCTCGGCACGAACGACCTCGCCCGCGCCTCCCGCTTCTACGACGAGCTGCTCGGCATCGTCGGCGCGAAGCGCCTGATGGACTTCGGCACGTTCATCATGTGGGGCAGCTCGATGGACCAGGCCGGCCTCGCGATCACGGCGCCGTACGACAAGAACAAGGCCACGGTCGGCAATGGCGTGATGGCCGCGATCCGCGTCGACAGCAAGGCGAAGGTGGACGCGATCTACAAGAAGGCGCTCGAGCTCGGCGGCAAGGACGAAGGCCCCGCCGGCCCGCGCGGCGACGGCTTCTACGCCGGCTACTTCCGAGATCTGGACGGGAACAAGCTGAACGCGTTCTTCATGGGCTGA